The proteins below come from a single Nostoc sp. KVJ3 genomic window:
- a CDS encoding VOC family protein — MQITQSLHTAILVTDLERSEQFYGKVLGLSKIDRSLKYAGAWYQVGNYQIHLIVAPTVPTENPNEKWGRNPHVAFSVANLDAAKQELLNHNYPIQPSASGRPALFTQDPDGNIIELSQQ; from the coding sequence ATGCAAATTACCCAAAGTCTCCACACAGCAATTCTCGTAACTGACTTAGAACGCTCTGAACAATTTTATGGCAAAGTATTGGGACTATCTAAAATAGATCGTTCCCTAAAATACGCTGGTGCATGGTATCAAGTCGGCAACTATCAAATTCACCTGATAGTTGCACCTACTGTCCCCACCGAAAACCCTAACGAAAAATGGGGACGCAACCCCCATGTCGCTTTCTCAGTTGCTAACTTGGACGCTGCCAAACAAGAGTTACTCAATCACAATTATCCCATTCAACCCAGCGCTTCTGGTCGCCCTGCCTTATTCACTCAAGATCCTGATGGAAATATTATTGAGTTGAGTCAGCAGTGA
- a CDS encoding Uma2 family endonuclease, with amino-acid sequence MTQAIPKIVTFEDFTAWRPEGGRYELHDGVIVEMAQPVGDHEDIVGFLAEKITVEYVRNGLPYSIPKTALVQSASSQSCYSPDLLLLNRPALKLEPLWQKYSTVKFADSIPLVIEVVSTNWRDDYHKKLGEYEQIGIKEYWIVDYLAIGGKKFIGNPKQPTISVYQLVDGEYQVTQFRGDERIVSPTFPELDLTAEQIFQAGAYPA; translated from the coding sequence ATGACTCAAGCCATACCAAAAATAGTAACCTTTGAAGATTTTACAGCGTGGCGGCCCGAAGGCGGAAGATACGAATTACATGATGGCGTGATTGTTGAAATGGCACAACCAGTCGGAGATCATGAGGATATTGTTGGGTTTTTAGCTGAAAAAATTACTGTTGAGTATGTTCGCAATGGTCTACCTTATTCAATTCCAAAAACAGCATTAGTCCAATCTGCTAGTAGCCAGTCTTGCTATTCTCCAGACTTGCTATTACTCAACCGCCCTGCTTTAAAATTAGAACCACTTTGGCAGAAATATTCCACGGTTAAATTTGCCGATTCGATCCCTTTAGTGATTGAAGTTGTTAGTACTAACTGGCGGGATGATTATCATAAAAAGCTAGGTGAATATGAACAGATAGGGATAAAAGAATATTGGATTGTTGATTATTTGGCTATCGGTGGTAAAAAGTTTATCGGTAATCCTAAACAACCCACTATCTCTGTTTACCAATTAGTTGACGGTGAATACCAAGTTACTCAATTTAGAGGCGATGAACGCATCGTCTCGCCTACTTTCCCAGAGTTAGATTTAACAGCCGAACAGATTTTTCAAGCTGGTGCATACCCTGCATAG
- a CDS encoding recombinase family protein has protein sequence MKIIAYSYTNPLLESAPDQADWGWEVDRVYEDLGKPESFGHATRTQLQQLFTDCETEPADYLLIRRLEELGDTVEEISDRLHQLEAMGVAIIATEQPYTSENYPLGADLLNLLNAIQRQQRSRRIRQGHARNRLEVAPPPGKVPYGYRRGKGQYTIDRSTSPVVKDFFEHFLLYGSLRGSVRYLAKKYSKKISVTTGRRWLTNPVYRGNTAYQNGEIISNTHIPIISKEEAAQIDRLLRRNSRLPSRTASARRSLAGLVVCAECQSHLTVTRVTQRNQDKEYLYLRSTSCPQRPKCKAIPYQEVLEHTIETVCRDLPLAVAGMNFPQLDAVKNSLGQAIARQQEILAQLPALIETGILDVETAKLRAYKLRTEISALEAKLATLPPVNLRSVAQAVSIPQFWLDLSETERRFYFREFIRKIEISVEDKELKLQVIFIF, from the coding sequence ATGAAAATAATTGCCTACTCTTACACCAATCCACTATTAGAATCTGCTCCCGATCAAGCTGATTGGGGATGGGAAGTGGATCGGGTTTATGAAGATTTGGGTAAGCCAGAGTCCTTTGGACACGCTACGCGAACGCAATTACAACAATTATTTACCGATTGCGAAACTGAACCGGCAGATTATCTTTTGATTCGGCGATTGGAAGAATTAGGGGATACTGTAGAGGAAATTAGCGATCGCTTGCATCAACTCGAAGCGATGGGAGTAGCGATAATTGCCACTGAACAACCCTACACTTCGGAAAATTACCCTCTCGGTGCTGACTTGCTAAATTTGCTCAATGCAATCCAGCGTCAACAACGCAGTCGTCGCATCCGTCAAGGACACGCCCGTAATCGGCTTGAAGTTGCACCGCCACCCGGTAAAGTTCCCTACGGTTATCGCAGAGGTAAGGGACAATATACTATCGATCGCAGTACTTCACCAGTAGTCAAAGATTTTTTTGAACACTTTTTACTCTATGGTTCCCTACGCGGTTCAGTTCGTTATTTGGCGAAAAAATACAGTAAAAAAATCTCTGTAACCACAGGAAGACGCTGGTTGACTAATCCAGTTTATCGTGGCAATACAGCTTACCAAAATGGTGAAATTATTTCCAATACCCACATTCCGATAATTTCTAAGGAAGAAGCAGCCCAAATTGACCGACTTTTACGCCGCAACAGCCGTTTACCATCCCGAACTGCTAGTGCTAGGCGTTCTTTAGCTGGGTTGGTTGTCTGTGCTGAGTGTCAGTCACATCTGACAGTTACCCGTGTCACCCAACGCAACCAAGATAAGGAGTATCTTTATTTACGTTCTACTAGCTGTCCTCAACGCCCCAAGTGTAAGGCTATTCCCTACCAAGAGGTGTTGGAACATACAATTGAAACCGTTTGCCGTGATTTACCCTTAGCTGTAGCGGGGATGAATTTTCCGCAATTGGATGCAGTCAAGAATAGTTTAGGACAAGCGATCGCTCGTCAGCAAGAAATACTTGCTCAGTTACCCGCTTTAATTGAAACTGGAATTTTAGATGTTGAAACAGCAAAGCTAAGGGCTTACAAACTCCGCACAGAAATTTCTGCACTCGAAGCAAAGTTGGCGACTCTTCCTCCAGTTAACTTGCGTTCTGTTGCTCAAGCTGTTTCCATACCACAATTTTGGTTAGATTTGTCGGAAACAGAGCGACGATTTTACTTTCGAGAATTTATCAGAAAAATTGAGATTAGTGTTGAGGATAAAGAATTAAAACTCCAAGTTATTTTTATTTTTTAA